From Acidithiobacillus sp., the proteins below share one genomic window:
- a CDS encoding VOC family protein, with the protein MSMIVDPQEFHISIRVADLAASTDFYVQFFGVEPKDRTTRYSTFIVPHLRLNLVLLVNDKGEALDTYSLYHLGLGVPNRAAVVESYHRAQAAGAEIVKPPRTTWRGTPLHELWLRDPTGYNLEVYARLTPEELTEMPADQEATYLVPGTQPPAERSNG; encoded by the coding sequence ATGTCCATGATCGTTGATCCCCAAGAATTTCATATCAGCATCCGCGTTGCTGACCTCGCGGCGAGTACCGATTTTTACGTGCAGTTTTTCGGTGTTGAACCCAAAGATCGGACGACACGTTACAGCACCTTCATCGTGCCCCACTTGCGCCTGAATCTGGTGCTGCTGGTCAACGATAAAGGTGAAGCATTGGACACCTATAGCCTCTATCACCTGGGTTTAGGTGTACCCAACCGCGCAGCGGTCGTCGAAAGCTACCACCGCGCCCAGGCCGCTGGTGCCGAGATCGTCAAGCCTCCCCGCACCACCTGGCGGGGCACGCCCCTCCATGAACTCTGGCTGCGCGACCCCACCGGTTACAACCTGGAAGTCTACGCGCGCCTGACCCCGGAGGAACTCACCGAGATGCCTGCCGATCAGGAAGCAACCTATCTGGTGCCCGGCACCCAGCCTCCTGCGGAGCGCTCCAACGGGTAA
- a CDS encoding arsenate reductase ArsC, with translation MKKPEILFLCTGNSCRSILAEVTFNALAAPAMHAVSAGSHPAGYVHPRSLALLRREGFSTEGLSSKSWDDLTVTPDVVITVCASAAGETCPAYLGPAIRAHWGVEDPAKATGSESEIEAAFDTAYRILRHRIETMCQLPVAELMEKDPAQLRAELARIGSLEP, from the coding sequence ATGAAAAAACCGGAAATTTTGTTCCTCTGCACCGGCAACTCCTGCCGCTCCATTCTCGCCGAGGTCACCTTCAATGCCCTGGCGGCTCCGGCCATGCACGCCGTCAGTGCGGGCAGCCATCCCGCCGGGTACGTCCATCCCCGGTCGCTGGCCTTGCTGCGGCGGGAGGGGTTTTCTACTGAAGGGCTCAGCAGCAAATCCTGGGATGACCTCACCGTCACCCCCGACGTCGTCATTACCGTCTGCGCCAGTGCCGCCGGCGAAACCTGCCCGGCGTATCTGGGTCCGGCCATCCGCGCCCACTGGGGTGTGGAAGACCCTGCCAAAGCTACCGGCAGCGAAAGTGAAATCGAAGCCGCTTTCGACACAGCCTACCGTATTTTGCGGCATCGCATTGAGACCATGTGCCAATTGCCTGTGGCAGAGCTCATGGAAAAAGACCCGGCACAATTGCGTGCGGAACTGGCCCGTATTGGCAGCCTGGAACCCTGA
- a CDS encoding helix-turn-helix transcriptional regulator yields the protein MDTAEQRDQIVIYLEALASPVRLDIFRLLVEQEPAGLVSGELAEHLGQAHNSISFHLKSLQHAGLVTVQREGRYQRYRAAMPVVRALVAYLTENCCRGTQECAITHAEVSTAPIVPPGNLP from the coding sequence ATGGACACGGCAGAACAACGGGATCAGATTGTGATCTACCTGGAGGCACTCGCGTCGCCGGTACGGCTGGATATTTTCCGGCTCCTGGTGGAGCAGGAGCCCGCAGGCTTGGTGTCTGGTGAGCTTGCCGAGCATCTGGGCCAGGCGCACAACAGCATCTCTTTTCATCTCAAGTCACTGCAGCATGCAGGACTGGTCACCGTGCAGCGGGAGGGCCGCTACCAACGCTATCGTGCGGCCATGCCTGTAGTACGCGCTTTAGTGGCCTATCTCACTGAAAATTGCTGCCGCGGCACTCAGGAATGCGCCATAACGCATGCGGAAGTATCCACAGCGCCTATCGTCCCACCAGGAAATCTGCCATGA
- a CDS encoding arsenic transporter, giving the protein MLAVLIFLATLILVVWQPKGLSIGWSAMGGAVLALTTGVITWSDIPVVWHIIWDATFTFVALIIISLILDEAGFFHWAALHVARWGGGRGRLLFPLIVILGAAIAAVFANDGAALLLTPIVMAILLQLEFTPTATFAFVIATGFVADTTSLPLMISNLVNIVSANYFNISFVRYALVMVPVDLVALTATLLVLWIAFRRVLPQHYGTAHLPEPATAIRDHLVFRASFPVLGLLLIAYFVTAQWQVPVSVVTVTGALILLALAGRWFRGGRGAQISVRKVLQDAPWKIVVFSLGMYLVVYGLRNAGLTAYVAQALHWFGTHGPVAAALGTGFLAALLSSIMNNMPAVLVGALAIHHASAAADPMIREIMVYANIIGCDLGPKFTPIGSLATLLWLHVLGRKGVTITWGQYMKTGLLITPPVLLVTLLALAWWLPLI; this is encoded by the coding sequence ATGCTGGCGGTACTGATCTTTCTGGCAACGTTGATATTGGTGGTCTGGCAACCCAAGGGGCTGAGTATCGGTTGGAGTGCTATGGGCGGTGCGGTGCTGGCACTGACGACTGGCGTCATCACCTGGAGTGATATCCCCGTGGTCTGGCACATCATCTGGGATGCCACTTTTACTTTTGTGGCGCTCATCATCATCTCGCTGATTCTGGATGAAGCGGGCTTTTTCCACTGGGCGGCGCTGCACGTAGCCCGCTGGGGCGGCGGGCGAGGGCGACTCCTGTTCCCGCTGATTGTCATCCTCGGGGCAGCCATTGCCGCGGTCTTTGCCAATGATGGCGCAGCGCTGCTCCTGACCCCGATCGTGATGGCCATCCTGTTGCAACTGGAGTTCACCCCGACCGCCACTTTTGCTTTTGTCATCGCCACGGGATTTGTGGCCGATACCACCAGCCTGCCTCTGATGATTTCTAATCTGGTGAATATCGTCAGCGCCAATTATTTCAATATTTCGTTTGTTCGCTATGCCCTGGTGATGGTTCCGGTGGATCTGGTGGCGCTGACCGCGACGCTGCTGGTGCTCTGGATCGCCTTTCGGCGGGTGCTGCCGCAGCATTACGGCACGGCGCATCTCCCGGAACCGGCAACAGCGATCAGGGACCATCTGGTGTTTCGCGCCAGCTTTCCGGTGCTGGGCCTGCTGCTCATCGCCTATTTTGTCACCGCGCAGTGGCAGGTGCCCGTCTCTGTGGTCACTGTTACGGGCGCCTTGATTCTGCTTGCTCTGGCGGGCCGCTGGTTTCGGGGTGGACGCGGCGCCCAGATTTCCGTACGTAAGGTTTTGCAGGATGCGCCCTGGAAAATTGTGGTTTTCAGTTTGGGTATGTACCTGGTGGTGTATGGGCTGCGCAATGCCGGACTGACGGCCTATGTGGCGCAGGCCCTGCACTGGTTTGGCACCCATGGGCCGGTCGCCGCCGCACTGGGTACGGGTTTTCTGGCGGCATTGCTCTCATCGATAATGAATAACATGCCCGCGGTGCTGGTGGGCGCGCTGGCTATCCATCACGCGTCTGCCGCGGCGGATCCCATGATTCGCGAGATCATGGTTTATGCCAATATCATCGGTTGTGATCTGGGTCCCAAGTTTACACCCATTGGCAGTCTCGCCACTTTGTTGTGGTTACATGTGCTGGGTCGCAAGGGGGTCACCATCACCTGGGGCCAATATATGAAGACCGGACTGCTGATCACACCGCCGGTGCTTTTGGTGACTCTGCTGGCACTCGCCTGGTGGCTGCCGTTGATTTAA
- the arsH gene encoding arsenical resistance protein ArsH, with translation MMDTLPNIDPALLRIPVSANLKSGTECLGKPRVLLLYGSNRERSYSRLMVEEAARLLRLFGAETRIFNPSGLPLADDAPDTHPKVQELREAVLWSEGQVWCSPERHGAMTGVFKSQIDWIPLNAGAVRPSQGKTLALIQVCGGSQSFNALNQMRILGRWMRMFTIPNQSSVPKAFLEFDEIGRMKPSAYYDRLVDVMEELVKFTLLLRNHAEYLVDRYSERKESAGELSQRVNQQEI, from the coding sequence ATGATGGATACATTGCCAAATATCGACCCGGCGCTCTTGCGGATTCCCGTTTCGGCGAACTTGAAGAGCGGGACCGAATGTCTGGGAAAACCGCGCGTGCTTCTGCTGTATGGTTCCAATCGCGAGCGTTCCTACAGCCGTCTGATGGTGGAGGAGGCCGCCCGGCTGCTCCGCCTCTTCGGGGCAGAAACCCGCATTTTCAATCCCTCCGGGCTGCCTCTGGCCGATGATGCGCCCGATACTCACCCGAAGGTTCAGGAGCTGCGGGAAGCCGTGCTATGGTCGGAGGGGCAGGTCTGGTGTTCGCCGGAGCGTCATGGTGCCATGACCGGGGTATTTAAATCACAAATCGACTGGATCCCCCTGAATGCCGGGGCGGTGCGTCCCAGCCAGGGCAAGACCCTCGCCCTCATCCAGGTCTGCGGTGGATCCCAGTCTTTCAACGCGCTGAACCAGATGCGTATTCTGGGTCGTTGGATGCGCATGTTCACCATTCCCAACCAGTCTTCGGTGCCCAAGGCCTTTCTGGAGTTTGACGAGATTGGGCGGATGAAACCTTCGGCCTATTACGACCGGCTGGTGGATGTAATGGAAGAGCTTGTGAAGTTCACTCTGCTGTTGCGCAACCATGCCGAATATCTGGTGGACCGCTATTCGGAGCGCAAAGAATCCGCCGGGGAGTTGTCCCAGCGAGTGAATCAGCAGGAAATCTGA